In Exiguobacterium sibiricum 7-3, a genomic segment contains:
- a CDS encoding SDR family NAD(P)-dependent oxidoreductase gives MLRKTALITGASGGIGLDLAVLAARDGFDCVLIARNEKKLTELKHVLEKRYQIKAYTFAVDLSQSDSVSRVLSFLEEHELTVDLLFNNAGFATSGRFAEIDPSEDLNSIHVNVVALTELTKRLVPGMLDRGFGRILNVASVAAFMPGPYMSVYYATKAYVLSLSEALASELDGSGVTVTCLCPGPTDTNFFDRAQITLPFKSMPSHLVAFAGYRGALKGKRVVVPGASNRAMVTFAKLLPRRLLTEVTGRIQNPDQQQQETPVEEFAVSN, from the coding sequence ATGTTACGAAAAACTGCTTTGATTACAGGTGCTTCCGGTGGGATCGGTCTTGACTTAGCCGTATTGGCGGCACGCGATGGATTTGACTGTGTCTTGATTGCCCGCAACGAAAAGAAACTGACCGAGCTTAAGCATGTCCTTGAAAAACGTTACCAAATCAAGGCTTACACATTCGCAGTCGATCTCTCACAATCAGACAGCGTCTCCCGTGTTCTCAGTTTCCTCGAGGAACATGAACTGACGGTTGATTTATTATTCAACAATGCCGGCTTTGCGACATCAGGCCGTTTCGCGGAAATCGATCCGTCAGAAGATTTAAATTCGATTCATGTCAACGTCGTCGCCTTAACGGAACTGACGAAACGTCTGGTGCCGGGCATGCTTGATCGCGGGTTCGGTCGTATCCTGAATGTTGCCTCTGTTGCCGCCTTCATGCCGGGACCGTATATGAGCGTCTACTATGCCACTAAAGCGTATGTCTTGTCGTTGTCCGAAGCACTCGCATCTGAACTCGATGGCTCCGGTGTCACGGTTACCTGTCTTTGTCCGGGACCGACGGATACGAACTTCTTTGATCGTGCCCAAATCACGTTACCATTCAAAAGTATGCCGTCTCACCTCGTCGCATTTGCCGGATACCGGGGAGCATTAAAAGGAAAACGAGTTGTCGTACCCGGAGCAAGTAACCGCGCTATGGTGACGTTCGCTAAACTGTTACCACGCCGTCTCTTAACGGAAGTTACTGGACGCATTCAAAATCCAGATCAGCAACAACAAGAGACACCGGTCGAAGAATTCGCTGTTTCCAACTAA
- a CDS encoding ECF transporter S component yields the protein MELIGAAVLLISLVILCFEKRPISESMLRFMALITAAAIVGRLIFASIPNVQPATALVLLVAACVGPVSGTIVGMLVVVLTSLFLGSGPFVLFQIVAYTVISLLCVLPGMRTRWLLTIYGLAAGFFYGWISNLGFLIFTEFSREAFWTLLLTGGLFDLLHGVSNAVFIWFLYPIFLRILHSFDGNQGT from the coding sequence ATGGAGTTGATCGGCGCAGCAGTCCTCCTCATCAGTTTAGTTATTCTCTGTTTCGAAAAACGTCCGATTTCAGAGTCCATGCTTCGGTTCATGGCCCTCATCACGGCAGCGGCGATTGTCGGAAGGCTGATTTTTGCAAGCATTCCGAATGTTCAACCGGCGACCGCACTAGTTCTCCTGGTCGCAGCCTGTGTAGGGCCGGTTTCCGGAACGATTGTCGGAATGCTCGTTGTCGTCTTGACGAGTTTATTTTTAGGAAGTGGTCCTTTTGTGTTATTTCAAATCGTGGCGTACACGGTCATCAGTCTTCTCTGTGTCTTACCGGGTATGCGAACGAGATGGCTTTTAACGATCTATGGACTGGCGGCGGGGTTTTTTTATGGCTGGATCAGCAATTTAGGTTTTTTAATCTTTACCGAGTTTTCGCGAGAAGCGTTTTGGACACTACTCTTGACAGGCGGTCTATTTGATTTATTGCACGGCGTTTCGAATGCTGTCTTCATCTGGTTTTTGTACCCGATTTTTTTGCGGATTTTGCACTCGTTTGATGGAAATCAGGGTACATGA